A genomic region of Klebsiella sp. RIT-PI-d contains the following coding sequences:
- the sinH gene encoding intimin-like inverse autotransporter SinH translates to MAQWMRVIILLLIPAVAFSVSAADTPGIVDLTESSLPELGSDTPERDDSGKSYTQKSADYITNSAMQGFDNLTPAALQSQARSYLQGQITSSAQSWVEGLMSPYGKVRTNLSIDETGNLEGSSLDYFVPWYDNQTTLIFSQFSAQRKEDRTIGNVGIGVRRNVDNWLLGSNVFYDYDVTRGHRRLGLGTEAWTDFLRFSANYYHPLSDWKDSRDFEFYEERPARGWDVRSEAWLPFYPQLGAKLVYEQYYGDQVALFGTDNLQRDPHAVTVGLNYTPVPLVTVSTDYKAGTGDNTDLSINATMTYQFGSSIASQLDPDNVKTQHSLIGSRTDFVDRNNFIVLEYREKDPLDVTLWLKANETNVHPECIIQDNPEAGVGLEKCKWTINALINHHYKIVAASWQAKNNANRTLVMPVVKANTLSEGNNNRWDLILPAWVNASTDEERTALNTWKMRITLEDEKGNTRNSGVVEITVQQNRKIELVVNNVSAVKSTEHSHDASARADGIDGVVMDLLLTDSYGESTDRNGKPLTDDEMLSELYDSNDQKVTLAAKPCTSEVPCLFIASRDKAAGTITLASTLPGTWRWKARAEPYGDSNFVDITFTGNGAADVHPVIYQLNNSNPVNLIANETRHPGVNNTYRFMLWRDRNNDGVFQMSEQLTAEEMKQFDYQWEFTGTSVRGHTGAQANTANEDLVLPVTNKEAARKFDADSADGVQGYGIRVVYTHK, encoded by the coding sequence ATGGCGCAATGGATGCGCGTTATTATTTTACTATTAATACCGGCTGTCGCATTCTCCGTGTCTGCCGCCGATACGCCGGGAATTGTAGATTTAACAGAGTCTTCATTACCCGAGCTTGGCAGCGATACACCAGAACGGGATGATAGTGGCAAATCATATACGCAGAAAAGCGCTGACTATATTACCAATTCAGCGATGCAGGGTTTCGATAACCTTACACCAGCAGCACTTCAGTCTCAGGCCCGTAGTTATCTTCAGGGACAGATAACGTCATCTGCTCAGTCGTGGGTTGAGGGGCTGATGTCTCCTTACGGCAAAGTGCGAACCAATCTGTCCATTGATGAAACCGGTAATCTGGAAGGAAGCTCTCTGGATTATTTTGTGCCGTGGTATGACAATCAAACCACCCTCATTTTCAGTCAGTTTTCAGCCCAGCGTAAAGAAGATCGTACCATTGGCAACGTCGGTATTGGCGTACGTCGCAATGTCGATAACTGGCTGCTGGGGAGTAACGTTTTCTATGACTATGATGTTACTCGCGGGCATCGTCGCCTCGGTCTTGGTACAGAAGCATGGACTGATTTCCTGCGTTTTTCCGCTAACTATTACCATCCCCTTTCTGACTGGAAAGACTCCAGAGATTTCGAATTTTACGAAGAACGCCCGGCACGCGGATGGGACGTGCGTTCTGAAGCATGGCTGCCATTTTACCCGCAGCTTGGCGCTAAACTCGTCTATGAACAGTACTATGGCGATCAAGTGGCGCTATTTGGTACGGATAACTTACAAAGAGATCCTCATGCGGTAACGGTTGGTCTGAATTACACGCCGGTCCCGCTGGTCACCGTGAGTACGGACTATAAAGCAGGGACTGGAGACAATACCGACTTAAGCATCAATGCCACTATGACGTATCAGTTTGGCTCATCGATAGCAAGCCAGCTGGATCCTGATAATGTTAAAACTCAGCATTCACTGATCGGTAGCCGTACCGATTTTGTCGACCGCAATAATTTCATTGTGCTGGAATACCGGGAAAAAGATCCGCTGGACGTTACGCTTTGGCTTAAAGCTAACGAAACGAATGTGCACCCGGAGTGTATTATCCAGGATAACCCGGAAGCCGGGGTAGGTCTGGAAAAATGTAAATGGACGATCAATGCCCTCATCAATCATCACTACAAAATTGTAGCTGCATCCTGGCAGGCTAAAAATAACGCCAACCGCACTCTGGTCATGCCCGTGGTAAAAGCCAATACCCTAAGCGAAGGTAACAACAATCGCTGGGATCTGATCCTTCCGGCGTGGGTAAATGCCAGTACGGATGAGGAGCGAACTGCACTTAATACCTGGAAAATGCGTATTACGCTCGAAGATGAAAAAGGCAATACCCGCAACTCCGGGGTTGTGGAAATCACCGTGCAGCAGAACCGGAAAATTGAACTGGTGGTGAATAACGTTAGCGCTGTCAAAAGCACTGAGCATAGTCATGATGCCAGCGCCAGAGCTGACGGCATTGATGGCGTGGTTATGGATCTACTGTTAACAGATTCTTATGGAGAGTCGACCGATCGTAATGGTAAACCACTAACCGATGATGAGATGCTTTCTGAGCTGTACGACAGTAACGATCAAAAAGTTACCCTGGCTGCAAAACCTTGCACCTCTGAAGTGCCGTGTCTTTTTATTGCCAGCCGCGATAAGGCTGCGGGCACGATCACGCTGGCCAGTACGTTACCCGGCACATGGCGCTGGAAAGCCAGGGCCGAACCCTATGGTGACAGTAATTTTGTTGATATCACTTTCACCGGAAACGGGGCGGCAGACGTCCACCCTGTCATTTATCAATTAAATAATTCGAACCCCGTCAATCTGATTGCAAACGAGACCCGGCATCCCGGCGTTAATAATACCTATCGGTTCATGCTGTGGCGCGATCGCAACAACGATGGTGTTTTTCAGATGTCGGAACAGCTCACGGCCGAGGAAATGAAACAGTTCGACTACCAGTGGGAATTTACCGGTACCAGCGTTCGTGGACACACCGGTGCACAGGCGAATACCGCTAACGAGGATTTAGTTCTTCCTGTAACGAATAAAGAAGCAGCGCGGAAGTTTGATGCTGACTCAGCTGATGGTGTGCAGGGATATGGCATACGTGTGGTTTATACCCATAAATAG
- a CDS encoding zinc ribbon domain-containing protein → MELICPVCRNLLVREGDTAHCTACNMDYLLDARCPDCQQPLQVLKACGSVDYFCKYGHGLISKKRVLFSLKNN, encoded by the coding sequence ATGGAACTGATTTGCCCGGTCTGTCGAAACCTCCTCGTCCGCGAAGGTGATACCGCGCACTGTACGGCCTGCAATATGGACTACCTGCTGGATGCCCGCTGCCCTGACTGCCAGCAGCCGTTACAGGTATTAAAAGCATGTGGTTCGGTAGATTATTTTTGCAAGTACGGACACGGACTTATTTCTAAAAAACGCGTTTTATTTTCTCTTAAAAATAACTAA
- the der gene encoding ribosome biogenesis GTPase Der, which yields MIPVVALVGRPNVGKSTLFNRLTRTRDALVADFPGLTRDRKYGRAEVEGREFICIDTGGIDGTEEGVETRMAEQSLLAIEEADVVLFMVDARAGLMPADEGIAKHLRSRQKPTFLVANKTDGIDPDQAVADFWSLGLGDIHAIAASHGRGVVSLLEHVLLPFVDEVNPPEEIDEDAEYWKQFEAEQNGTEVEEEEDDFNPQDLPIKIAIVGRPNVGKSTLTNRILGEDRVVVFDMPGTTRDSIYIPMERDEREYVLIDTAGVRKRGKITETVEKFSVIKTLQAIEDANVCLLVIDAREGISDQDLSLLGFILNSGRSLVIVVNKWDGLSQEIREQVKETLDYRLGFIDFARVHFISALHGSGVGNLFESIREAYDSSTRRVSTAMLTRIMTMASEDHQPPLVRGRRVKLKYAHAGGYNPPIVVIHGNQVKDLPDSYKRYLMNYFRKSLDVMGTPIRIQFKEGENPFANKRNTLTPNQLRKRKRLISHIKKSK from the coding sequence ATGATACCTGTGGTCGCGCTTGTCGGACGCCCTAACGTCGGAAAATCCACGCTATTTAACCGTCTTACACGCACCCGCGATGCGCTGGTGGCGGATTTCCCCGGGCTGACGCGTGACCGTAAGTACGGTCGGGCCGAAGTTGAAGGGCGTGAGTTTATTTGTATTGATACCGGCGGTATTGATGGCACGGAAGAGGGTGTCGAAACCCGTATGGCAGAGCAATCTCTGCTGGCTATTGAAGAAGCTGATGTCGTTCTGTTTATGGTTGATGCCCGTGCTGGCCTGATGCCTGCGGATGAAGGCATCGCTAAACATTTACGCTCGCGTCAAAAACCTACTTTTCTCGTGGCGAATAAAACCGATGGCATCGATCCGGATCAGGCTGTTGCCGACTTCTGGTCGCTGGGGCTGGGTGATATTCATGCCATCGCTGCGTCGCACGGACGTGGCGTAGTCAGTTTGCTTGAACACGTACTGCTGCCGTTTGTTGACGAGGTGAACCCACCTGAAGAGATCGACGAAGATGCTGAGTACTGGAAGCAGTTTGAAGCTGAGCAGAATGGAACTGAAGTCGAAGAAGAGGAGGATGATTTTAATCCGCAGGATCTGCCGATCAAAATTGCTATTGTGGGTCGTCCCAACGTCGGTAAATCAACGCTGACTAACCGTATTCTGGGTGAAGATCGTGTTGTGGTTTTCGACATGCCGGGAACCACCCGTGACAGTATCTATATTCCTATGGAGCGCGATGAGCGTGAATATGTGCTTATCGATACTGCCGGAGTACGCAAGCGTGGAAAAATCACTGAAACTGTCGAAAAATTCTCTGTTATCAAGACGCTACAGGCAATTGAAGATGCTAACGTCTGTTTGCTGGTAATTGATGCTCGCGAAGGCATTTCCGATCAGGATCTTTCGCTGCTGGGCTTTATCCTCAACAGCGGTCGTTCACTGGTGATCGTGGTCAACAAGTGGGATGGCCTGAGCCAGGAAATCAGAGAGCAGGTAAAAGAGACTCTGGATTACCGTCTGGGCTTTATCGATTTTGCCCGCGTGCACTTTATTTCGGCACTGCACGGTAGCGGTGTAGGTAACCTGTTTGAATCCATCCGTGAAGCTTACGACAGTTCGACGCGCCGTGTCAGCACCGCAATGCTAACGCGGATCATGACCATGGCCTCGGAAGACCATCAGCCGCCGCTGGTACGTGGACGTCGCGTTAAGCTGAAATATGCTCATGCCGGTGGCTACAATCCACCAATTGTGGTTATTCATGGTAACCAGGTGAAAGACCTGCCTGATTCTTACAAACGTTATCTGATGAACTACTTCCGTAAGTCGCTGGATGTTATGGGAACGCCAATTCGTATTCAGTTTAAAGAGGGTGAAAACCCGTTTGCGAATAAGCGTAATACCTTAACACCGAATCAGTTACGTAAACGTAAGCGTCTGATCAGTCACATTAAGAAAAGTAAGTAA